A region from the Hypomesus transpacificus isolate Combined female chromosome 11, fHypTra1, whole genome shotgun sequence genome encodes:
- the LOC124473874 gene encoding G-protein coupled receptor 4-like: MDIICNFENNTQNNGSEFGHVVHVIGWVAFSLSIPVIFLAIYLLYCLICADHIAPIFIINLLISDLLQMCVLPVMFQGYCHIVVLLVYYYSLTTSVGFMVCIALERYLVVAFPLWYRFQHNIKNSLIVSSIIWLFSFVKISILSFMPYEARLILNSVLNLIPLPLLIFFLVGTLRALSGSISLTVLEKRRIIGTLALVLGIYCLLFLPIVIQDLLIAVRSPVKSHLGLFLVLFNPFLDPLLYVFMQKGANDILRACPCLDRLLPGGHNLTQTPTSVTDNPTSL; this comes from the coding sequence ATGGACATAATTTGCAActttgaaaacaacacacagaaTAATGGCAGTGAGTTTGGCCATGTCGTCCATGTAATTGGCTGGGTCGCCTTTTCCTTGAGCATCCCAGTCATCTTCCTGGCCATCTATCTACTCTACTGCCTGATCTGTGCTGACCACATTGCGCCCATCTTCATCATCAATCTGCTGATCTCGGACCTCCTTCAGATGTGTGTTTTACCAGTCATGTTCCAGGGCTACTGTCATATTGTGGTGCTGCTTGTGTACTACTATAGCCTGACAACAAGTGTGGGCTTCATGGTGTGCATCGCTCTGGAGAGGTACCTGGTGGTTGCCTTTCCCCTCTGGTACCGTTTCCAGCACAATATTAAGAATTCCTTAATTGTGTCCTCCATCATCTGGCTGTTCTCCTTCGTCAAGATCAGCATCCTATCCTTCATGCCGTATGAGGCCAGGCTGATCCTGAACTCTGTCCTGAACCtgatccctctccccctgcttaTCTTCTTCTTGGTTGGTACGCTGAGAGCTCTGTCCGGCTCCATTTCTCTTACAGTCCTGGAGAAGAGACGCATTATTGGCACATTGGCACTGGTTCTGGGGATCTActgtcttctcttcctcccaatAGTTATACAGGACCTGTTGATTGCTGTGCGGAGCCCTGTGAAGTCACATCTGGGGCTATTCCTGGTGCTGTTCAACCCCTTTCTGGATCCCCTTCTCTATGTGTTTATGCAGAAGGGGGCCAATGACATACTGAGGGCCTGTCCCTGTCTGGATAGGCTGCTGCCTGGAGGGCACAACCTTACCCAGACCCCCACGAGCGTGACTGATAATCCCACTTCACTGTGA